TTCTGATCAGGCAGAGCGAGATCCAGAACTTTTTAAAGTCCAAGGCGGCAATGTTCACGCTGCTCCTGGTGCTGACGCGGTCCGTGGGCATAGGGTTCAGGGACATCGCGGCCGTGTCCGTTTCGGGTGCCCTCGGGAGCGGGATCGACGCGAACAAGGCCGTTGCCATCGGCATGCTTCCGGCCTGGCCCGCGGAGATCGTCACTGCCCGGGGCAACACGTCCCTCGAGGGTGCGCGGATGCTGCTCGGGAACGGCGGTCTCGTCGCGACGATCAACGCCGTGGCCGGGAAGATCACCTACAAGCACATGCACGACGATCCGGAGTTCATGAAGGAGTTCCTCGGCGCGGTGTTCATTCCTCACACGAACCCGGAACTGCTGAAGGCGGAGTGAGGGAGGAAAGGAAGCCGTGGATGAACCGAGGTGCGGCTGAACCCTGCGGCTTAAGGCCGGTTCTTTATCCCTGAGGGAATCCCCTGGGACCCCCGGAGCCCTGTCTTAACGTTCGGGCGGAATAAGCACATGAAGACCTATTTCGAGTTCACGAAATACAACACGGGCTACAAGAAGGAGACGCTTGCCGGGATCACGACGTTCCTGACGATGGCCTACATCATCGTCGTGAACCCGGCAATCCTCGAGACCGCCGGGATACCCAGGGGCCCGTCCATGGTCGCGACAATCCTCGCCGCAGCCTTCGGGTCGATGCTTATGGCGGTGACCGCGCGGCGGCCCTTTGCCCTCGCGCCCTATATGGGCGAGAACGCATTCATCGCCTTCACCGTCGTGTCAACGCTCGGCATGCGCTGGCAGACCGCGCTCGGCGCGATCTTCATCGCCGGCATGCTGTTCACGCTGCTCACGGTCCTCCGGGTGCGGGGATGGCTGGCGCAGACGATCCCGCTTTCGCTCAAGTACAGCTTTGCCGTCGGGATCGGCCTTTTCCTGACGTTCATCGGCCTGAATGAGACGGGGATCGTGACCCTTGGCGTCCCCGGCGCGCCGGTCGCCCTGGGCAGACTCACGCGGCCCACGGTCCTGCTCGCGCTGTCCGGCCTCCTCGTGATCGTCTGGCTCATGCTCTGGCGGGTGCGGGGCGCGATCATCATCGGAGTGCTCGTCACCACGCTCCTGTCCTTCCTGTTCGGGTTCACGCCCCTCCCGGATACATTCGTAAGCCTGCCGCCGTCGCTCGCTCCGGTGCTACTGCAGCTCGATATCGCGGGGGCCCTCCATCCCAAGAACATCCCCATCGCCTTTATCATTTTCATCATGGCCTTCGTGGACACCGTGGGCACGCTGATCGGGCTGTCGGCGCGGGGCGGGTTCCTGGACAAGAGCGGAAACCTTCCGGAGATCGAGAAGCCGATGCTGGTGGACGCCCTGGCGAACCTGGTCGCGCCTGTCCTGGGAACGACCACGACAGGCGTCTTCATCGAGTCCGCCGCCGGGATCGAGGAGGGCGGACGGACCGGCTTCACGTCGCTGGTCGTCGCAGGCTTGTTCCTGCTCGCTTTGTTCTTTGCGCCGCTCCTGACCGTGGTTCCGCCGTCTGCCTACGGTCCTGCGCTCATCG
This sequence is a window from Nitrospirota bacterium. Protein-coding genes within it:
- a CDS encoding NCS2 family permease; translated protein: MKTYFEFTKYNTGYKKETLAGITTFLTMAYIIVVNPAILETAGIPRGPSMVATILAAAFGSMLMAVTARRPFALAPYMGENAFIAFTVVSTLGMRWQTALGAIFIAGMLFTLLTVLRVRGWLAQTIPLSLKYSFAVGIGLFLTFIGLNETGIVTLGVPGAPVALGRLTRPTVLLALSGLLVIVWLMLWRVRGAIIIGVLVTTLLSFLFGFTPLPDTFVSLPPSLAPVLLQLDIAGALHPKNIPIAFIIFIMAFVDTVGTLIGLSARGGFLDKSGNLPEIEKPMLVDALANLVAPVLGTTTTGVFIESAAGIEEGGRTGFTSLVVAGLFLLALFFAPLLTVVPPSAYGPALIVIGILMIGPITRIDFSDSTELIPAFLTIVLMIFTYNIGVGMTAGLLTYPLLKVLAGRAREVRAGMWIFAALSVLFYILYPYR